One genomic window of Solanum dulcamara chromosome 10, daSolDulc1.2, whole genome shotgun sequence includes the following:
- the LOC129870732 gene encoding kirola-like: protein MGVKGKLIASMEVKCGGHSIHDFFHTNTHQIANISPTFINRYEVHEGEIGKVGRVVNMKYNEAGQEKTVKCVIEAIDRYNKSISRKVIAGDLLEFYSSLTLVSSCEQQWITWTLEYEKKIEDNPEPLNFLGFVLNVTKDVESHLLKK, encoded by the exons ATGGGTGTGAAAGGCAAGCTGATTGCTTCAATGGAGGTGAAGTGTGGAGGACACTCgattcatgatttttttcacACCAATACTCATCAAATAGCCAACATAAGCCCTACTTTTATCAACCGTTACGAGGTTCATGAGGGAGAAATTGGAAAAGTTGGTAGGGTtgttaatatgaaatataatgaag CGGGACAAGAAAAGACTGTGAAGTGTGTAATTGAAGCCATCGATCGTTACAACAAATCAATAAGTCGGAAAGTGATTGCAGGAGATTTGCTAGAGTTCTATAGTTCCCTTACATTGGTATCATCTTGTGAACAACAGTGGATTACATGGACTTTAGAGTAcgaaaagaaaattgaagacAACCCAGAGCCCCTCAATTTTTTGGGTTTTGTCCTTAACGTGACCAAAGATGTAGAGAGTCACCTTCTCAAGAAATAG